One genomic window of Actinomycetota bacterium includes the following:
- a CDS encoding cytochrome c3 family protein — FAQEAKIDDTKLIIDFGGKVYEENCDPCHANIANTDNYAGEIIFTHGLHLLVQCSSCHTQFPHRPDGTEVPTMKKCFECHGLKHGPRGLLANALCTDCHHTPREKLRPAFHTWDWAKKPHVEPGDKQLQTKCMMCHDEKDCVDCHEDLNIEWDPGVPYAYDSNGGCLSCHGDENLIKTSAGRPKSYQVLGVDESAHAGMSCQKCHSDYKYEDTPNPSEIWNVNAGYACRSCHLSSELFNEEQQARNAEVVKLYDSSIHAEEIGKGNIESATCASCHGGHYIQRLDTEAAQRALHLSAYRVCARCHLDEYDSYDDYYHGAAYKQGATDAPACWDCHAAHDILPSSDPDSWVSPKKVAETCRICHKGSEEAFVEKSGGLIHKKVEAAEENPLRQFLS; from the coding sequence CTTCGCCCAGGAGGCGAAGATCGACGACACGAAGTTGATCATCGACTTCGGCGGCAAGGTCTACGAGGAGAACTGCGACCCGTGCCACGCAAACATCGCTAACACCGACAACTACGCCGGCGAGATCATCTTCACTCACGGCCTGCACCTGCTGGTGCAGTGCAGCAGTTGTCACACGCAGTTCCCGCACAGGCCGGATGGCACCGAGGTTCCGACGATGAAGAAGTGCTTCGAGTGCCATGGGCTCAAGCACGGGCCCCGTGGCCTGCTGGCGAACGCGCTGTGCACGGACTGTCATCACACGCCCAGAGAGAAGCTGCGCCCGGCCTTCCACACCTGGGACTGGGCCAAGAAGCCGCACGTGGAGCCCGGCGACAAACAACTGCAGACCAAGTGCATGATGTGTCACGACGAGAAGGACTGCGTCGACTGTCACGAAGACCTGAACATCGAGTGGGATCCGGGCGTGCCATATGCCTACGACTCGAACGGCGGATGCCTCTCCTGCCACGGCGACGAGAACCTCATCAAGACTTCCGCCGGTCGGCCCAAGTCATACCAAGTGCTCGGTGTCGACGAGTCGGCTCACGCCGGCATGTCGTGCCAGAAGTGCCACAGCGACTACAAGTATGAAGACACCCCCAACCCCTCTGAGATCTGGAACGTCAACGCCGGCTACGCGTGCCGCTCTTGCCACCTGTCGAGCGAGCTCTTCAACGAGGAGCAGCAGGCGCGCAACGCCGAGGTCGTGAAGCTCTACGACAGTTCGATCCACGCCGAGGAGATCGGCAAGGGTAACATCGAGTCGGCCACCTGCGCGTCATGCCACGGCGGCCACTACATCCAGCGTCTCGACACCGAAGCCGCCCAGAGGGCCCTGCATCTCTCGGCGTACCGCGTCTGCGCGCGCTGCCACCTGGACGAGTACGATTCCTACGACGACTACTACCACGGCGCGGCATACAAGCAGGGCGCGACCGACGCTCCCGCGTGCTGGGACTGCCACGCGGCGCACGATATCCTGCCCAGTTCCGACCCCGATTCGTGGGTTTCGCCAAAGAAGGTCGCCGAGACCTGCAGGATATGTCACAAGGGATCCGAGGAGGCGTTCGTGGAGAAATCTGGCGGGCTGATCCACAAGAAGGTGGAAGCCGCCGAGGAGAATCCTCTCCGTCAGTTCCTCTCC